From the Synergistaceae bacterium genome, one window contains:
- a CDS encoding isochorismatase family protein, with the protein MIDIQEKLMPAIYNKEEIINNSVKLLTAARELSVPLIVTEQYPKGIGGTLSELKNLISESSPIIAKTEFSCCEAEKFGDEFLNMNFNAGTRDTAVLFGVETHICVLSTAMDLISKYNLNVVIAADSCGSRSEKNHVLALDSARSMGCLVVPVETIIYQLLERAGTPQFKALLPMFK; encoded by the coding sequence ATGATAGACATTCAGGAAAAATTGATGCCCGCTATATATAATAAAGAAGAGATCATAAATAATTCCGTGAAATTGTTGACTGCTGCCCGTGAGCTTTCAGTGCCTTTGATAGTAACCGAGCAATATCCTAAGGGAATCGGCGGGACTCTAAGCGAGCTGAAAAATTTAATTTCTGAATCAAGTCCCATAATAGCAAAAACTGAGTTCTCATGCTGTGAGGCTGAAAAATTCGGCGATGAGTTCCTAAATATGAATTTCAACGCAGGCACAAGGGACACGGCTGTATTATTCGGAGTGGAGACTCATATTTGCGTGTTGTCGACGGCTATGGACTTGATAAGCAAATATAATTTAAATGTAGTAATAGCTGCTGATTCATGCGGGAGTAGGAGCGAAAAAAATCACGTTCTAGCACTTGATTCGGCGCGTTCTATGGGCTGTCTTGTTGTTCCGGTCGAGACAATAATTTATCAATTACTTGAGAGGGCAGGCACTCCGCAATTTAAGGCACTCTTGCCAATGTTTAAATAA
- a CDS encoding thioredoxin family protein has protein sequence MSNKKILAFFIEGCPYCKQARESVNELSANYPGVNIEWVDENKHPEIANNYDYYHVPSMFVNNKKIYESHKGESKQECFENVKKVFEAASL, from the coding sequence ATGTCCAATAAAAAAATTTTAGCGTTCTTTATTGAGGGCTGCCCTTACTGCAAACAGGCCCGCGAGTCAGTCAATGAACTATCAGCAAATTATCCCGGTGTTAATATTGAATGGGTTGACGAGAATAAGCACCCCGAAATCGCGAATAACTATGATTATTATCATGTGCCGTCAATGTTCGTGAATAACAAAAAAATTTATGAATCTCACAAAGGCGAGTCAAAACAAGAATGCTTTGAGAACGTCAAGAAAGTTTTTGAGGCTGCTTCACTATAA
- a CDS encoding Hsp20/alpha crystallin family protein — protein sequence MMKERFYPVMRMMDPENMFDSFMKPFFEGENYLSGFGAKVDLYRKDGKIFAEAELPGINPDDVELHVYADRLTLSAEKKSESKEGSKDKNYFRTERSWGKVERVISFPVEADPESAKASFKNGVLTIEVNEKSQDKAHKKVSNTSEA from the coding sequence ATGATGAAAGAAAGATTTTACCCTGTTATGAGAATGATGGATCCTGAAAATATGTTTGATTCGTTCATGAAGCCATTTTTTGAAGGAGAAAATTATTTATCGGGATTCGGCGCAAAAGTTGATTTATATCGCAAGGACGGCAAAATTTTCGCTGAGGCAGAATTACCCGGCATTAACCCCGACGACGTAGAATTACACGTTTATGCGGATAGATTGACTCTTTCAGCGGAGAAAAAGTCAGAGTCCAAAGAAGGCAGCAAAGATAAAAACTATTTCCGGACTGAAAGAAGCTGGGGCAAAGTAGAGCGCGTTATTTCCTTCCCAGTCGAGGCAGACCCGGAAAGCGCAAAGGCATCATTTAAAAATGGTGTGCTTACAATCGAGGTAAACGAAAAGAGTCAAGATAAGGCTCATAAGAAAGTAAGCAATACAAGTGAAGCATAA